A genome region from Scomber japonicus isolate fScoJap1 chromosome 15, fScoJap1.pri, whole genome shotgun sequence includes the following:
- the ubp1 gene encoding upstream-binding protein 1 isoform X1, whose product MAWVLKMDDATIESGLVHDFDASLSGIGQELGAGAYSMSDVLALPIFKQEDSSLPPENETKNPPFQYVLCAATSPAVKLHDETLTYLNQGQSYEVRLLDNRKTGELPELNNKMVKSIVRVVFHDRRLQYTEHQQLEGWKWNRPGDRLLDIDIPMSVGIVEPKTHPSQLNAAEFLWDLNKRASVFVQVHCISTEFTPRKHGGEKGVPFRIQIDTFAQGDSGEYAEHLHSASCQIKVFKPKGADRKQKTDREKMEKRTPQEKEKYQPSYDTTILSETRLEPIIEDAGDHELKKSSKRTLPADCGDSLAKRGSCSPWPDTAYVSTNQAATPSFTSTPLSTYTTSSVPDSDSSSPNHQADPGSHGNTEIRDINDLKQKITDAIATIDEAMLQRTWQEIEYRLDVLRATNGPHIEQLSPTASIQDAQKWLLKNRFNSYTRLFSHFSGSDLLKLTRDDLVQICGPADGIRLFNALKSRSVRPRLTVYVCQESPRESPLLERHSSNENGEHSISSSLHVYHALYLEELTAAELIRKMACVCNLPLGNINQVYRQGPTGIHILLSDQMVYNLPDESCFLISTVEDELGEGLHLILK is encoded by the exons ATGGCCTGGGTGCTGAAGATGGACGACGCCACCATCGAGTCGGGGCTGGTGCACGACTTCGATGCCAGCCTGTCCGGTATTGGGCAGGAGCTGGGTGCTGGAGCCTACAGCATGAG tgatgTGCTGGCTTTGCCAATCTTTAAGCAGGAGGACTCCAGCCTTCCTCCTGAAAACGAGACCAAAAATCCCCCATTCCAGTATGTGCTGTGTGCCGCCACCTCGCCTGCTGTCAAGCTGCACGACGAGACGCTCACATACCTAAACCAAG gccaGTCTTACGAGGTGCGTTTGTTGGACAACAGGAAAACAGGGGAGTTACCAGAGCTCAACAACAAGATGGTGAAG agcATAGTACGAGTGGTTTTCCATGACCGCCGGCTGCAGTACACAGAGCACCAGCAGCTGGAGGGCTGGAAGTGGAATCGTCCTGGCGACCGTCTCCTTGACATCG ataTCCCCATGTCAGTGGGTATAGTGGAGCCGAAGACTCACCCCTCCCAGCTTAACGCTGCAGAGTTCCTCTGGGACTTGAACAAAAGAGCTTCTGTTTTTgtgcag GTGCACTGCATCAGCACAGAGTTCACTCCCAGGAAACACGGCGGAGAGAAGGGCGTCCCCTTCAGGATCCAGATTGACACGTTTGCCCAGGGAGACAGTGGAGAGTACGCAGAGCACCTTCACTCAGCCTCCTGCCAAATCAAAGTCTTCAAG CCAAAGGGGGCAGATCGTAAACagaagacagacagggagaagaTGGAGAAGCGCACACCTCAAGAGAAGGAAAAGTACCAGCCTTCTTATGATACCACTATCCTGTCAGAG acGAGGCTTGAGCCCATCATAGAGGATGCGGGTGACCACGAGCTGAAAAAGTCCAGCAAGCGGACACTTCCCGCTGACTGTGGCGACTCCTTGGCCAAGAGAGGCAGT tGCTCACCCTGGCCAGACACCGCCTACGTCAGCACCAACCAGGCAGCTACTCCCTCGTTCACCTCCACCCCACTGTCCACCTACACAACCTCATCAGTACCGGACag tgactcTTCTTCTCCCAATCACCAGGCAGACCCTGGCAGCCATGGCAACACAGAG ATACGGGACATCAACGACCTGAAGCAAAAGATCACTGATGCCATTGCCACCATTGATGAGGCTATGCTACAGCGAACATGGCAAGAAATCGAGTACCGTCTTGATGTGCTTCGTGCAACTAATGGTCCCCATATAGAG CAGTTGAGCCCCACTGCCTCCATACAGGACGCCCAAAAGTGGCTTCTAAAAAACCGCTTCAACTCCTACACACGGCTCTTCTCTCACTtctcag GTTCTGATTTGTTGAAGTTAACCCGGGACGACCTGGTCCAGATTTGTGGGCCAGCAGATGGGATCAGACTTTTCAATGCACTTAAATCCAG ATCTGTGCGTCCAAGGTTGACAGTGTACGTCTGTCAGGAGTCGCCTCGGGAGAGCCCCCTGCTGGAGAGACACAGCAGCAATGAAAATGGAGAGCACAGCATCTCCTCTAGTTTACATG tgtATCACGCTCTGTATCTAGAGgaactgacagcagcagaactGATCCGCAAAATGGCATGCGTGTGCAACCTTCCACTGGGAAATATCAACCAGGTGTACAGACAGGGTCCTACAGGCATACACATCCTGCTTAGTGATCag ATGGTTTACAACTTGCCTGACGAGAGCTGTTTTTTGATCAGCACTGTCGAAG ATGAACTGGGCGAGGGACTCCATCTAATCCTGAAGTAG
- the ubp1 gene encoding upstream-binding protein 1 isoform X3: MAWVLKMDDATIESGLVHDFDASLSGIGQELGAGAYSMSDVLALPIFKQEDSSLPPENETKNPPFQYVLCAATSPAVKLHDETLTYLNQGQSYEVRLLDNRKTGELPELNNKMVKSIVRVVFHDRRLQYTEHQQLEGWKWNRPGDRLLDIDIPMSVGIVEPKTHPSQLNAAEFLWDLNKRASVFVQVHCISTEFTPRKHGGEKGVPFRIQIDTFAQGDSGEYAEHLHSASCQIKVFKPKGADRKQKTDREKMEKRTPQEKEKYQPSYDTTILSETRLEPIIEDAGDHELKKSSKRTLPADCGDSLAKRGSCSPWPDTAYVSTNQAATPSFTSTPLSTYTTSSVPDSDSSSPNHQADPGSHGNTEQLSPTASIQDAQKWLLKNRFNSYTRLFSHFSGSDLLKLTRDDLVQICGPADGIRLFNALKSRSVRPRLTVYVCQESPRESPLLERHSSNENGEHSISSSLHVYHALYLEELTAAELIRKMACVCNLPLGNINQVYRQGPTGIHILLSDQMVYNLPDESCFLISTVEDELGEGLHLILK; the protein is encoded by the exons ATGGCCTGGGTGCTGAAGATGGACGACGCCACCATCGAGTCGGGGCTGGTGCACGACTTCGATGCCAGCCTGTCCGGTATTGGGCAGGAGCTGGGTGCTGGAGCCTACAGCATGAG tgatgTGCTGGCTTTGCCAATCTTTAAGCAGGAGGACTCCAGCCTTCCTCCTGAAAACGAGACCAAAAATCCCCCATTCCAGTATGTGCTGTGTGCCGCCACCTCGCCTGCTGTCAAGCTGCACGACGAGACGCTCACATACCTAAACCAAG gccaGTCTTACGAGGTGCGTTTGTTGGACAACAGGAAAACAGGGGAGTTACCAGAGCTCAACAACAAGATGGTGAAG agcATAGTACGAGTGGTTTTCCATGACCGCCGGCTGCAGTACACAGAGCACCAGCAGCTGGAGGGCTGGAAGTGGAATCGTCCTGGCGACCGTCTCCTTGACATCG ataTCCCCATGTCAGTGGGTATAGTGGAGCCGAAGACTCACCCCTCCCAGCTTAACGCTGCAGAGTTCCTCTGGGACTTGAACAAAAGAGCTTCTGTTTTTgtgcag GTGCACTGCATCAGCACAGAGTTCACTCCCAGGAAACACGGCGGAGAGAAGGGCGTCCCCTTCAGGATCCAGATTGACACGTTTGCCCAGGGAGACAGTGGAGAGTACGCAGAGCACCTTCACTCAGCCTCCTGCCAAATCAAAGTCTTCAAG CCAAAGGGGGCAGATCGTAAACagaagacagacagggagaagaTGGAGAAGCGCACACCTCAAGAGAAGGAAAAGTACCAGCCTTCTTATGATACCACTATCCTGTCAGAG acGAGGCTTGAGCCCATCATAGAGGATGCGGGTGACCACGAGCTGAAAAAGTCCAGCAAGCGGACACTTCCCGCTGACTGTGGCGACTCCTTGGCCAAGAGAGGCAGT tGCTCACCCTGGCCAGACACCGCCTACGTCAGCACCAACCAGGCAGCTACTCCCTCGTTCACCTCCACCCCACTGTCCACCTACACAACCTCATCAGTACCGGACag tgactcTTCTTCTCCCAATCACCAGGCAGACCCTGGCAGCCATGGCAACACAGAG CAGTTGAGCCCCACTGCCTCCATACAGGACGCCCAAAAGTGGCTTCTAAAAAACCGCTTCAACTCCTACACACGGCTCTTCTCTCACTtctcag GTTCTGATTTGTTGAAGTTAACCCGGGACGACCTGGTCCAGATTTGTGGGCCAGCAGATGGGATCAGACTTTTCAATGCACTTAAATCCAG ATCTGTGCGTCCAAGGTTGACAGTGTACGTCTGTCAGGAGTCGCCTCGGGAGAGCCCCCTGCTGGAGAGACACAGCAGCAATGAAAATGGAGAGCACAGCATCTCCTCTAGTTTACATG tgtATCACGCTCTGTATCTAGAGgaactgacagcagcagaactGATCCGCAAAATGGCATGCGTGTGCAACCTTCCACTGGGAAATATCAACCAGGTGTACAGACAGGGTCCTACAGGCATACACATCCTGCTTAGTGATCag ATGGTTTACAACTTGCCTGACGAGAGCTGTTTTTTGATCAGCACTGTCGAAG ATGAACTGGGCGAGGGACTCCATCTAATCCTGAAGTAG
- the ubp1 gene encoding upstream-binding protein 1 isoform X2, with product MCSRSETFQCSDMLFWQPYTENFRAPLQRHSGSSFSRDVLALPIFKQEDSSLPPENETKNPPFQYVLCAATSPAVKLHDETLTYLNQGQSYEVRLLDNRKTGELPELNNKMVKSIVRVVFHDRRLQYTEHQQLEGWKWNRPGDRLLDIDIPMSVGIVEPKTHPSQLNAAEFLWDLNKRASVFVQVHCISTEFTPRKHGGEKGVPFRIQIDTFAQGDSGEYAEHLHSASCQIKVFKPKGADRKQKTDREKMEKRTPQEKEKYQPSYDTTILSETRLEPIIEDAGDHELKKSSKRTLPADCGDSLAKRGSCSPWPDTAYVSTNQAATPSFTSTPLSTYTTSSVPDSDSSSPNHQADPGSHGNTEIRDINDLKQKITDAIATIDEAMLQRTWQEIEYRLDVLRATNGPHIEQLSPTASIQDAQKWLLKNRFNSYTRLFSHFSGSDLLKLTRDDLVQICGPADGIRLFNALKSRSVRPRLTVYVCQESPRESPLLERHSSNENGEHSISSSLHVYHALYLEELTAAELIRKMACVCNLPLGNINQVYRQGPTGIHILLSDQMVYNLPDESCFLISTVEDELGEGLHLILK from the exons ATGTGCAGCAGGAGTGAGACTTTTCAATGCAGCGACATGTTGTTCTGGCAGCCTTACACTGAAAACTTCCGAGCCCCCTTACAGAGACACAGCGGCAGCAGTTTCTCACG tgatgTGCTGGCTTTGCCAATCTTTAAGCAGGAGGACTCCAGCCTTCCTCCTGAAAACGAGACCAAAAATCCCCCATTCCAGTATGTGCTGTGTGCCGCCACCTCGCCTGCTGTCAAGCTGCACGACGAGACGCTCACATACCTAAACCAAG gccaGTCTTACGAGGTGCGTTTGTTGGACAACAGGAAAACAGGGGAGTTACCAGAGCTCAACAACAAGATGGTGAAG agcATAGTACGAGTGGTTTTCCATGACCGCCGGCTGCAGTACACAGAGCACCAGCAGCTGGAGGGCTGGAAGTGGAATCGTCCTGGCGACCGTCTCCTTGACATCG ataTCCCCATGTCAGTGGGTATAGTGGAGCCGAAGACTCACCCCTCCCAGCTTAACGCTGCAGAGTTCCTCTGGGACTTGAACAAAAGAGCTTCTGTTTTTgtgcag GTGCACTGCATCAGCACAGAGTTCACTCCCAGGAAACACGGCGGAGAGAAGGGCGTCCCCTTCAGGATCCAGATTGACACGTTTGCCCAGGGAGACAGTGGAGAGTACGCAGAGCACCTTCACTCAGCCTCCTGCCAAATCAAAGTCTTCAAG CCAAAGGGGGCAGATCGTAAACagaagacagacagggagaagaTGGAGAAGCGCACACCTCAAGAGAAGGAAAAGTACCAGCCTTCTTATGATACCACTATCCTGTCAGAG acGAGGCTTGAGCCCATCATAGAGGATGCGGGTGACCACGAGCTGAAAAAGTCCAGCAAGCGGACACTTCCCGCTGACTGTGGCGACTCCTTGGCCAAGAGAGGCAGT tGCTCACCCTGGCCAGACACCGCCTACGTCAGCACCAACCAGGCAGCTACTCCCTCGTTCACCTCCACCCCACTGTCCACCTACACAACCTCATCAGTACCGGACag tgactcTTCTTCTCCCAATCACCAGGCAGACCCTGGCAGCCATGGCAACACAGAG ATACGGGACATCAACGACCTGAAGCAAAAGATCACTGATGCCATTGCCACCATTGATGAGGCTATGCTACAGCGAACATGGCAAGAAATCGAGTACCGTCTTGATGTGCTTCGTGCAACTAATGGTCCCCATATAGAG CAGTTGAGCCCCACTGCCTCCATACAGGACGCCCAAAAGTGGCTTCTAAAAAACCGCTTCAACTCCTACACACGGCTCTTCTCTCACTtctcag GTTCTGATTTGTTGAAGTTAACCCGGGACGACCTGGTCCAGATTTGTGGGCCAGCAGATGGGATCAGACTTTTCAATGCACTTAAATCCAG ATCTGTGCGTCCAAGGTTGACAGTGTACGTCTGTCAGGAGTCGCCTCGGGAGAGCCCCCTGCTGGAGAGACACAGCAGCAATGAAAATGGAGAGCACAGCATCTCCTCTAGTTTACATG tgtATCACGCTCTGTATCTAGAGgaactgacagcagcagaactGATCCGCAAAATGGCATGCGTGTGCAACCTTCCACTGGGAAATATCAACCAGGTGTACAGACAGGGTCCTACAGGCATACACATCCTGCTTAGTGATCag ATGGTTTACAACTTGCCTGACGAGAGCTGTTTTTTGATCAGCACTGTCGAAG ATGAACTGGGCGAGGGACTCCATCTAATCCTGAAGTAG